From a single Dysidea avara chromosome 14, odDysAvar1.4, whole genome shotgun sequence genomic region:
- the LOC136244554 gene encoding uncharacterized protein: MTKPKFVHIIWTGTELHSVQASRTVVQGEIKPGEDITAKWKGRSYGATIVAVGNDKPPLVAAMKKACEPDTVQQLKSLKCKQKAAQKSIQKARKEFHSEFYEEEEEVPPLPPPLPIMQLMSTTTTVPVTTMQDILPTTNTGRHVVPALQAATLPTTSHHVIPSLPAATLPTTRHHVIPALPAATLPTTRQHVIPAFPAATLPTTRHHVTPSLPAATLPTTNHHVVPAFPAATFPTTSHHFIPALPAATLPTTSHQVEPAATLQPPPLFADLLDNGLLEVLRSVEQSEGGLNDVQPFVSLSREVADIKERLACLEDIISSDNSSSIWKTNDGSATVQLILSNTTLGWKLALRKLLQLKFGVNMLGNSCAVGRKDAKFNKLDEAKLLEIKEMIFATYAGTENSKDLTPQTFNTVVNSACAVARRSAKNMT; encoded by the exons ATGACAAAACCAAAGTTTGTACACATTATCTGGACTGGTACTGAACTACACAGTGTACAGGCATCTAGGACTGTGGTTCAAGGGGAGATAAAACCTGGGGAAGACATAACAGCTAAATGGAAGGGGAGATCATATGGAGCAACAATTGTGGCAGTTG GTAATGACAAACCTCCACTTGTTGCAGCGATGAAAAAGGCATGCGAGCCTGACACAGTCCAACAACTTAAATCTTTAAAATGCAAgcaaaaagctgctcaaaagtCGATTCAAAAGGCAAGGAAAGAATTTCACAGTGAATTTTATGAAGAGGAGGAAGAAGTACCTCCACTGCCACCACCATTGCCAATAATGCAGTTGATGTCCACCACCACCACTGTACCAGTTACCACCATGCAAGACATCCTACCCACTACTAACACTGGCCGCCATGTTGTACCAGCACTCCAAGCAGCTACCTTACCAACTACCAGCCACCATGTTATACCATCACTCCCAGCAGCTACCTTACCAACTACCAGACACCATGTTATACCAGCACTTCCAGCAGCTACCTTACCAACTACCAGACAACATGTTATACCAGCATTCCCAGCAGCTACCTTACCAACTACCAGACACCATGTTACACCATCACTTCCAGCAGCTACCTTACCAACTACCAACCACCATGTTGTGCCAGCTTTTCCAGCAGCTACCTTTCCAACCACtagccaccattttataccaGCACTTCCAGCAGCTACCTTACCAACCACCAGCCACCAGGTTGAACCAGCAGCTACATTACAACCACCACCACTGTTTGCAGATTTATTAGACAATGGATTGCTGGAAGTCCTAAGATCCGTTGAGCAAAGCGAAGGGGGCTTGAATGATGTACAGCCCTTTGTTAGCCTCAGCAGAGAAGTGGCTGACATTAAAGAGAGGTTGGCATGCTTGGAGGACATAATATCTTCAGACAACAGTAGTAGCATTTGGAAGACGAATGatggttcagctacagtacaactTATTCTTTCTAACACGACTCTTGGATGGAAACTTGCACTACGCAAACTTTTACAACTGAAGTTTGGGGTAAATATGCTTGGAAATTCCTGTGCTGTGGGAAGAAAAGACGCGAAGTTTAacaaacttgatgaagcaaaGCTGCTCGAAATCAAAG AGATGATCTTTGCTACATACGCTGGAACAGAAAATTCCAAAGACTTAACACCCCAGACTTTCAACACCGTGGTGAATAGTGCTTGTGCAGTAGCACGAAGATCTGCCAAGAACATGACTTGA